The nucleotide window AAATTGGCTCTGGTGCTATTTTAGATAATAATACTTATGTGCCAAGTAACTATTCATTAAAATCCAATGCAATCTTTGCTGGAAACCCTGCACAGCTTATAAAAGACAATGTATTTTTTACAAAAGACTATAATGGTGGTTTTAAAGCAGAAGATACATTGAACTCTGAAAATTATAACAGCAGAATATACATATATGGACCTCAATTAAAAGAAACTTTGGATTTGATAACAATCGATAAAATAATTTCAGAACTTAGAATTGATGAGAGAATTGATTTTATACAAAAATTATTCGTTAGAAATAAGCTACATGACAGATTTTCGGTTTAAAAGATTAATATGGTAAAAGTATCTATTATAATTCCTGTTTACAATCCAGGGAAATTATTTGAAAAATGCATAGATTCTGCATTAAATCAAACATTGAAAGATATTGAAGTGATTTGCATTAATGATGGTTCTATTGATGGTTCAATAGATATTTTAAATGAAAATACAGATTTCAGATTGAAAATATTTAATCAAAAAAATCAAGGTGCTGGAAAAGCTAGAAACAAAGGCATTGATGAAGCAAGTGGAGAATTTATAATTTTTTTAGATGCTGATGATTGGATTGAAAATGATATGTGTGAAAAATTATATTCTCATGCCAAGAGATTAAATTGTGACTTAGTTCTTTTTGATACAATATGGTACTTTAAGAATAATAAAAAAAATCATGTCCAATATTTTAATGAAAATATAGTGGAAAAGGATTTCATATTTAATCATGATTTCGTTAAAGATAAAATAGTAAATCCCAATTTAGGAGTAATCTGGTCTAAATTTTATAAAACATCCCTTATTAAAGAAAATAAAATCAGATTTTCAACTTACAAAATATATAATGATGTCGTGTTTCATTTTAAAAGCATGCTTAAAGCTGAAAGAATTTCATATTACTCTGAAACTTTTTACCACTACACAAAAACTAATCAAGCATCCCTTCAAAATTCATTTAGATGGGGCAAATATGAATCCCTTTGGTTTTATGTAATGCTTGAAATAAGAGATTTTTTAGAAGAAAATAATTTAATAGAAGATTTTAAAGATGAATTTGTTAATTATTCAATGAAAAGCTTTAAAAATAAATTAGACTGGACTCAAAAAGATTATCAGGAAGAGTATTTTTCTAAAATTAAATTTTTTTATGAAACAATGAATTTAAAAAATAATGATTTAAACAAATTACCTTTTGATTATTATACATTTTATATTCATGTGATAAATTGCAATGATTATGAAGAATTTAAACAAATGCAAGATGTATTTGATGGAAAGAAAATGGTGAAAACATGAATATAACAAACAAAAACCAACTTTTAGAATTAAAAAATAATAAATTCATTGGAAAACCTCCTGAACTAATAAATAGTTCTATTAATTTTACTGGTGAAAATAACATTCTAGTATGTGAGGAAAATGTTGTTCTAAAAAACTCTAGAATTGATTTTAATCTAAATAATTCCATTTTATACTTATCAAGTAATTCTTACGAATACTTAATGAATATTTCACTTCACAACAATAATGTTTGTTTTATTGGAAAAAACAATTATTTTAATGGATTGACAACTATTGTACTTTCTGAAGAAAAAAATCTAACTGTCGGTTCAGATTGCTTGCTTTCATATAATGTAATATTTAGAGTTGCAGATCCCCATTTAATTTATGATACTAAAACAAAAAAAAGATTAAACTATACTAAAAGCATACACATTGGAGACCATGTCTGGATTGGTCAAAATGCTAAGATTTTTAAAGGATGTGACATTGGGTCGGGCTCAATAATTGGTGCAGGTTCTATCTTAACTAATAAAAAAATACCTTCAAACACTGCATATGCAGGAAATCCTGCAAAATTAATAAAAAAGAACGTGTTTTGGCAGGGATATTCTGTTCATGGATGGGACAGTAAAAAAACTGTGTCAATGGCAAAATACTCTATTGATGAATTTAATTATGCAAAAAATGAAGAAACTCTGAATTTTGAATTAATAGAAGATAGTCTGAATGCTTGTGATTCTCCTGAAGATGTATTAAAATACATTGAAAATAATTTAATAGGTGATTCTAAAAATAGATTCTTCATTAATGAAAATAAAACCTCAGTTAGTCCTGAAGAGAAACTTGAACAAAATAAAAAGTATATGGAGAATTTAGAAAATAAATTAAGTAAAAATATGGAAGAAATAGTTGAAATTAAAGCTGAGTTAAAAGAAATAAAACAAATCATAACCACATTAAAAACAAGCAATGAAAAAATTAAAGAAGAAAATAAATACTTAAAACAAAGCAATATCAGATTAAGTAAACAATTAAAAAATCTTGAAAAAAATAAAATAGAAAGAATGAAAAACTTTTTTATAAAATAAATTTATAATAAATAGTAGTAATTAGGTGAATAAATGCACGAAAGTTCATATTTATCAATGGAAAAATTTAAAAATCAATACCTCGATAAATCAACCAATTTAAAAATTTTAGATGTTGGTTCTTACGACTCCAATAATCCCCCATACAATTATGGATTGCTTTTTAAAGAAAAAAATTGGAAATATTGGGGCATGGATATTAAAAAAGGATCAAATGTAGATATCGTTGTTAAAGATATTTATAACTGGGTAGAGATAGAAAATGAATCCTATGATATTGTAATCTCTGGACAAGCTTTTGAACACATGGATTACTTTTGGAAGGCTGCAGAAGAAATGACCAGAATACTTAAACCTAATGGTTACCTCTGCATTATTGTTCCAAGTGCGGGTCCCGTTCATAGAAATCCAGTAGATTGTTATAGATTTAAAGAAGATGGAATGAAAGCTATTGCCAAATATGTTAAACTAAACATGTTAGAAGTATACATGAATCATGATAATCAATGGCATGACTGTGTTTTAGTAGCTAGAAAAGATGAAAAAAATCTTGAAGATAGAATAAATAATCTAGAAAATAAGATAGACTTGATTTTAAAAAAATTAGAATAAAAAGGTGTATAAAATGCATAAAACAACCCACAATAAAATGAAATGGTTTAAAGACACATACTTAAATAAAAACGAATCCCTAGAAATTTTAGATGTTGGATCACTTGATACAAGTGGTAAAAACTTTAATTACAAATCAATTTTTAATGAAAATAATTGGAATTATACTGGACTTGACTTCCAAAACGGAAAAAATGTAGACATTTTAGTTGATGATATTTACAACTGGTTTGAAATTGAAGATAACTCATATGATGTTATAATTTCAGGACAATTATTTGAACATTTAGAATACTTCTGGTTAGCAATGGGCGAAATAGAGAGAGTTTTAAAACCGGGAGGATATTGTTGCATTATTGCTCCAAGTGGTGGGAACAAACATGGTGCTGCAGATACTGACTGTTACAGGTTTAATGAAGATGGAATGAAAGCTATTGCAAATTATGTCGATTTTGAAGTTCTTCACATTTCAACTAATAAAGATAAAGAAGCACATCCTTGGTGTGATACTTGTTTAGTTGCTAAAAAAGAAGGTATTAATGCCAATACCGAAGAAATAGAACAAAGGATTAATAATTTAGAAGACAAATTAGATTTGATTCTAAATAAATTGAATAAATGATTCCATCTAATTTTTGATATTATTTTTTAAATGTGGATTTCCCCATCCACATATGCTTCACAAGTTCAATAATTTAGTTTTAGCATAAATCTTTTTAAAGGTCCTTGTTCTATTTTCATTGTCTTTTTTATGTGTTTTGGAAATACTTTTTGGAATATATTTTCGATTTTATTATTTGTCGATGAAATATTGTTATTTTTAAGGTGCGTCGTTAATTTTTTAAAGTATGGAATGATGAATTTCCAAAGAACTTTTGCAATAAACTTATTTTCAGGATATTTTTTATTGATTAACTCGTTTTTTAGTTTTTTAGCTATATCTAGGCTTTTTACATCTAATATTTTGAAAATATCTTGTTTTAGTTTAATTAATTCATTAATTTTTCATCATTGAAGTTATTTTTATCAAAAATAATCCTTATAAATACTTTTAATTTATGTTTATGTTTTTTACATGGAATTTGCAGAAATGGGGTTTTACTTTTAATTTATCAATAGCTTCTCGATATTCGTGTTTTAAATCATGTCCCCCTTGAAAATTTGTCATAATTTCTTAAAGATTCCTTTAAAAATCGATGAATAGTCTCTGAATCTTCTGATTCGACTAATTTAACCAAAACAAGGGTATTTAATTTAACATCGAATAATGCTAGAATATAGTTATAAAAACCATTAATTTTAATTCAAAGACTGTCAAACAAGTAATATCTGGGATAAGACCAATTTTTATCATCAAAGACATAACCAGAGTTTAATAAAATGTTTTCTACACTTTGATGTGATATTTCAATAAGTTTAAGTCATATAGACTTCATATTATTATATAAAGCTTTTATATATTAATTTAAGTTGATATAAATAATTTACTACTTTTAAATTAAAAATAAATAATAAATAGTGGAGAAATTTTTCTCGTCTCAAAAATCACGAAAAATTCAAATAATCCAAGTTTTGAAAGAGCCCTAATTTTTAAAAAATTTTCTTATTTTTCTAAGAGGGGATGTTAATCTCCAACTATTGGATTTTTTAAATGTTGTAATTTCATTATTTAATTTACTATTTTCTTGTTTAAGAACAAGAACTTCATTTTCCATTTTTTTAATTTCTTTTTTTAAATTATTTAATGAATTTAAATTATCAAAATTAGAAATTCTTAAAATAAATTCTTCATAATCTTTTGCAATCAAACATGTTCGAAAAATTAATTTATTTCTTTGGTTTAAAACATTTAAATAATCCTCATAAAGCCCCTCAGAAACAACAAGATTATAATCTTCTTGTAATTTATCAAAAAATTCTTTTTTAAATTCTGGCTTAATATTTGAAAAACGAAGATAAGTTAGATCAACCTTACGATTATATAATATTTCTTTATATTTATCAAAAGCACCATAATATTTAAATTTATCTAATATTAAATTGCTTATTGTTATAGAATCCATAAAATGTTTGTTGCCATTTGTTGTTGATGAATGATCATGCCATCTACGTGTGAAAAAGTACTTTTTATAAAAAGCTATTCTATTTGAATTAAAAAGAACATCCCAAAAAAAAATATTATCATCAAAAATAAGTCCTTCAGGAAATTTAGCTCCAATGCTTTTAATAAAATTATTATTATATAATTTACTCCAAGGAGTTACTGAAATTCTAAAAATAAAAATTCCTAAATCTTTATAATTTACAACAGAATCTCCTATAATATCTGCAACAATATCCATGCTATAAAAATCAGATTTATAATATTTACCAGAACTTTGATCGAAATTAATTGACTGAAAAATAACAAAATCTGCATCTTTTTCTTTAGCATATTCATAAGTTTCTTTAAGAGTATTTAACTCTATGATATCATCAGAATCCATTAGGTATAAGTATTCACCACTTGTAAGCTCAATACCTTTATTAGTGGCTACAGCATGACCTTTATTTTCTTGAGATATGATAGTTATCCTTTTATCATGTTTAGCATAACGATTAAGAATATCTAAAGAATTATCTGTAGATCCATCATTAACACAGATAATTTCAATATCTTCTAAAGTTTGATTAACAATACTATCTAAACATTCTTCTAAATATTTTTCAACATTGTATACTGGAACTACAACTGAAACTTTAACCAAATTAATCCACCCCAAAAAACTACTTTAAATTTTAACAAAAATAGGAAATATTATTAATAATAAAATAAAATTCCAATTATTTATATATAATTTTTATTTAAATTTTTACTTTGAATTTTATCTTCAATTATCTTTTTTAATGTTTCTTGAATACTAAAAATATTATCTATATATGAAAGATATTTCGTATCTATACCAACCATTTGACTACCATATTCACATATTCTCCAAATATCTGTCCCACTACCCAAATAATCACTTATTTTTGATGGTACAAATGGATTTATTTTAAAATTTCCTTTAGATCTTAAATCATTGACAATCAAACAATCAAATTTTGTAGTTAAATTTAAAAACTCAAAAAAGGATAAAAATGGATTAACAATAACATTGTCTTTTATAGGTGTACAATTTATAATATTTTGAAATTCATTTGGATTTTGAACAAATAAATGAATAATAGTTTTTTCTTGTAAATTTTTATCAAGAGCATAAAACGATGAAAATACATCATATATATGCCTTAAATCAAAAAATTTACCAAAATATGCAATATTAACTTTTTTATTATCAATTTTATCATAATTAGCTTCTTTTAAATAATACCAATCCGAATTTGGAATAGGATGAGGAGATATAACTGATTTTTTTCGTATATTTTTTTTTACTTCTTCTACTTGGAGTGTATTTAACATTAAATCCATTTCATTTTGATTTGTGAAAATAATTTTATCAGCGAATAAAAAAGGAATATATTCACTATAAAAAATAAAATTATCATTATTCACTACAGGATATTTATTTTCTTCAATAATTCTATTTATTTTATCCATATCTTCTTTATCAATTTGAATATAAGTTGTTTCACCTCTTGAATTTATCATAAGTGGGTCTGAAAATTCTGCTGTCCACTTCACTTTTGGATTTTTTACTTTGTATGCAAATGCTAAAAAATGTGACATTGGCATCATTGATCTACTATAAACTTCTTCATATTCTCCATTTTTTTTACATATTTTATTTATTTCTTCCATACCTTCTTTCATAAAAGTTTTAGTGTTTTCCCATTTCCACAAATATGAAATATCTAAAAGAATATCATTATTTATTAGCTTTTTAACAATTTTATAAAAATAATCATCAATAGGATAATCCATTTTATTATGTATAACATCAAATTCTTTACCATGTTCCAATAGTCTTTTTGCAGCAACATTACTACTTGTATCATTATACGGTAGAAAATTAAATGCACAAACTAATTTTTTACTTTTTTTATTATTTATCTCCCTTTTTACCACAACCATAATTTTCCTCCATCGTTTAATTAATCTTTTAAAAATCTAAAATAGATTTTAATCAATTATAATAATTATTAATTAAATCCTATAATAATCGTCACTTTTAAAAAATTTGAGTGATGAATAATTTGATTGAATTATGCATTAAATTTTTCAGAATAATGGATATAATAGCTTAAATTATAAAACTAAAATCACATATACTAAAAAAAGTTTTTAGTAGAAAACTTGTTTAATTGAAATCACCCATGTTTTTGAAAGTTACTAACATTTTTATATACTATTATATATAAATTAAAATATATAAATATTGTATTAAATTAGAATATAAGATGTTTTTAAAAATTTAAAAGATAATTTATACTTTGAACAATTAACATATTATCAAACTGTAAATATCAAGAATGAAATTTTAATAAAAACTTTTGCAAAAAATTATCTAAGTTTTTGAAACATCATGATATTTCAAAGTTAAAATATGAATATTCAGGTAATTTTATGATTGAGAATACTGATAAAATTAAAAAAAATAATGAAATTTATAAAAAAATAAATAATTCAATTGAGGATTTAGATAAATTATTAAAATTTTATACAACTGATATTTCTCTAGATAAGTTAGATAAACAATTAGAATTTTATAATAAAACATTAAATCAATTCGAAAAATTAAATCATACTCAAACAATTTTGATAAATAGACTAAAAAATGATAATAAAAAATTAAAAGCTAAAAATGAATCTTTAATAAAAAATAATAATGTAGTTGAAAAAGTTATTACAAAACCACTTAGAAATAATATTCAACCACCCCAATTTACAATAGATCAATTCTTATATCTTAAAAAAAATTATGCTAAAATATTAAATGAAAATAAAGTACTTAAAGAAAAACTTAATGATAAAAATAATAATCTTCTTAAGCGAATTTTAAAAAAGTAATTTCTATATGTGAATATATTATTTAGGTTATAAAATTACAAAAAATTAAACTTATTAAATGATAAAAAAAAGCAATAGTTTGAAAATATGATGAAATTGAGTATTTAAAATCATTTTAAAAAAAAAATGATAAAATTTATATTAAAAAAATAATTAGGTGACAAAATTGGATATATGTGTCATTGGTCAAGGATATATTGGATTACCTACAGCTGCATTGTTCGCGAAAAATAGATGTAATGTTGTAGGAGTTGATGTTAAAAAAGAAATGATTAATAATTTGAATAAAGGAATTGTTCACATTGAAGAGGATGGAATATCTGAAATTATTTCTAATGCTATTAACGAAAAAAAATATATTGCAAAATTAAAACCCTCAGAAGCTGATGTTTTTATCATAACAGTGCCTACACCATATAAAATTGAAAATTTAAGTTGTGATTTAAGTTTTGTTATTGATGCTTGCAATTCCATTTTAGAATTTGTTAAAAAAGGGAATGTAATTATTATTGAATCAACAATGACTCCAGGGTCTATGGAAAAAATTATTAAACCTATTTTTCAAGAAAAAGGTTTTGAAATTGGAAAAGATTTATTCCTTGCACACTGCCCAGAAAGAGTATTGCCGGGAAAAATAATGCATGAACTTGTTAATAACAATAGAATTATTGGAGGTATAACAAAAAATTGTGCTGACAAAGCAGCTAAAGTTTATAGTATTTTTGTTAAAGGTCAAATAATGAAAACAGAAGCAAAAACTGCAGAATTATCAAAATGTATGGAAAATACTTTCCGAGATATTAATATTGCCATTGCTAACGAACTTACAAAAATATGTGCTGAAATTGATATTAATGTACTTGAGGTTATTAAACTTGCAAACCAACATCCTCGTGTGAATATTTTAAATCCAGGACCTGGTGTAGGAGGGCATTGTCTCGCAATTGATCCCTATTTTATTTATTCAAAAACACCTGAAACAGCTAAAATAATCAAATTAGCAAGAGATACAAATAAAAGTATGCCTGATTTTATAGTTAAATATGCCAATAAAATTGTTAAACATTATAGTAATTCTGAAAAGATTAAAATCGCAATTTTTGGAATTTCATATAAAGGAAACACTTCTGATACTCGAGAAAGTCCATCATTTGAAATCATATCTAAACTTAAAGAATATAAATATGACCTCGAAATATATGATCCGCATATTGAAAAAAAGGAATACACAAATATAAAGAATACACTGGCTAATGCATCATTATGTTTAATTTTAACTGATCATGACGAGTTTGAAAATTTAGATTTTAATTTATTAATTAAAAATATGAAAACACCCATTATATTTGATACTAAAAATATTATAAAAAATGTACCTGACAAGATTAAATTATATAATTTAGGAAATATTTCAAAAATTTAATATAATTGATTAATATGTTAATAATATTTGCTTTAAGATGATAACATGAGATATCAAAAATTAAAAAAAGGAATTACAGTTTTAGTGCCTACATATAAAGCTGAAAAGTTTATTCCAACATTTTTAGATTCTATGAAAAAACAAACATTAAATTATAAATTATTTGAAGTTTTGTTTGTCATTAATGGAGAAAGAGATAATACTGAAAACTTAATTAATAATTTTATAACTCAAAATCCAAAAATTAATATCAAAGTAATTGAATCTGAACCAGGTGCAACAATAGCTAGAAATAAGGGAATTGAAGAATTAAATCGAGAATATGTGACTTTTATTGATGTTGATGATTTTATTAGTCCTGGTTATTTAGAAATAACATATGAACATGCTGCACCAAATAGGATAGTAATTGGAAATTATTATGATATTGATGAAAATACTGGGGAAGTTAGTGAAACTTATTTCACAAAGTCATTGA belongs to Methanobrevibacter oralis and includes:
- a CDS encoding glycosyltransferase family 2 protein; amino-acid sequence: MVKVSIIIPVYNPGKLFEKCIDSALNQTLKDIEVICINDGSIDGSIDILNENTDFRLKIFNQKNQGAGKARNKGIDEASGEFIIFLDADDWIENDMCEKLYSHAKRLNCDLVLFDTIWYFKNNKKNHVQYFNENIVEKDFIFNHDFVKDKIVNPNLGVIWSKFYKTSLIKENKIRFSTYKIYNDVVFHFKSMLKAERISYYSETFYHYTKTNQASLQNSFRWGKYESLWFYVMLEIRDFLEENNLIEDFKDEFVNYSMKSFKNKLDWTQKDYQEEYFSKIKFFYETMNLKNNDLNKLPFDYYTFYIHVINCNDYEEFKQMQDVFDGKKMVKT
- a CDS encoding acyltransferase; its protein translation is MNITNKNQLLELKNNKFIGKPPELINSSINFTGENNILVCEENVVLKNSRIDFNLNNSILYLSSNSYEYLMNISLHNNNVCFIGKNNYFNGLTTIVLSEEKNLTVGSDCLLSYNVIFRVADPHLIYDTKTKKRLNYTKSIHIGDHVWIGQNAKIFKGCDIGSGSIIGAGSILTNKKIPSNTAYAGNPAKLIKKNVFWQGYSVHGWDSKKTVSMAKYSIDEFNYAKNEETLNFELIEDSLNACDSPEDVLKYIENNLIGDSKNRFFINENKTSVSPEEKLEQNKKYMENLENKLSKNMEEIVEIKAELKEIKQIITTLKTSNEKIKEENKYLKQSNIRLSKQLKNLEKNKIERMKNFFIK
- a CDS encoding class I SAM-dependent methyltransferase → MHESSYLSMEKFKNQYLDKSTNLKILDVGSYDSNNPPYNYGLLFKEKNWKYWGMDIKKGSNVDIVVKDIYNWVEIENESYDIVISGQAFEHMDYFWKAAEEMTRILKPNGYLCIIVPSAGPVHRNPVDCYRFKEDGMKAIAKYVKLNMLEVYMNHDNQWHDCVLVARKDEKNLEDRINNLENKIDLILKKLE
- a CDS encoding methyltransferase domain-containing protein produces the protein MHKTTHNKMKWFKDTYLNKNESLEILDVGSLDTSGKNFNYKSIFNENNWNYTGLDFQNGKNVDILVDDIYNWFEIEDNSYDVIISGQLFEHLEYFWLAMGEIERVLKPGGYCCIIAPSGGNKHGAADTDCYRFNEDGMKAIANYVDFEVLHISTNKDKEAHPWCDTCLVAKKEGINANTEEIEQRINNLEDKLDLILNKLNK
- a CDS encoding glycosyltransferase family 2 protein, producing the protein MVKVSVVVPVYNVEKYLEECLDSIVNQTLEDIEIICVNDGSTDNSLDILNRYAKHDKRITIISQENKGHAVATNKGIELTSGEYLYLMDSDDIIELNTLKETYEYAKEKDADFVIFQSINFDQSSGKYYKSDFYSMDIVADIIGDSVVNYKDLGIFIFRISVTPWSKLYNNNFIKSIGAKFPEGLIFDDNIFFWDVLFNSNRIAFYKKYFFTRRWHDHSSTTNGNKHFMDSITISNLILDKFKYYGAFDKYKEILYNRKVDLTYLRFSNIKPEFKKEFFDKLQEDYNLVVSEGLYEDYLNVLNQRNKLIFRTCLIAKDYEEFILRISNFDNLNSLNNLKKEIKKMENEVLVLKQENSKLNNEITTFKKSNSWRLTSPLRKIRKFFKN
- a CDS encoding nucleotide sugar dehydrogenase, translated to MDICVIGQGYIGLPTAALFAKNRCNVVGVDVKKEMINNLNKGIVHIEEDGISEIISNAINEKKYIAKLKPSEADVFIITVPTPYKIENLSCDLSFVIDACNSILEFVKKGNVIIIESTMTPGSMEKIIKPIFQEKGFEIGKDLFLAHCPERVLPGKIMHELVNNNRIIGGITKNCADKAAKVYSIFVKGQIMKTEAKTAELSKCMENTFRDINIAIANELTKICAEIDINVLEVIKLANQHPRVNILNPGPGVGGHCLAIDPYFIYSKTPETAKIIKLARDTNKSMPDFIVKYANKIVKHYSNSEKIKIAIFGISYKGNTSDTRESPSFEIISKLKEYKYDLEIYDPHIEKKEYTNIKNTLANASLCLILTDHDEFENLDFNLLIKNMKTPIIFDTKNIIKNVPDKIKLYNLGNISKI